The Gemmatirosa kalamazoonensis nucleotide sequence CGCGGCGCGGCAGCGCGAGCTCGCGGTGCGCGCGGCGATCGGCGCCGGGCGCGGCCGGCTGGCGCGGCAGATCCTCACCGAGTGCGTGGTGGTCGCGGCGTTAGGCGGCGCGGTCGGCGCGGTGCTCTCGGTCGCCGGCGTGGCGCTGCTGGCACGCGCGACACCCGACGGCGTGCCGTTCTACGTCCAGTTCTCGGTGGACCGCGTGGTGCTCGCGTTCGCGGTGCTGCTCTCGCTGGCGACGGGGCTCGCGTTCGGCCTGGGACCGGCCGTGCGCACGTCGCGCGTGAGCCTGTCCGAGCCGCTCCGCGAGGGGACGCGCGCGACGGGCGACAGCGCGGCACGCGGGCGAGCGCGCGGCGCGCTCGTGGTGACGGAGGTGGCGCTGTCGCTCGTGCTCATGATCGGCGCGGGACTGCTCGTGCGCAGCTACCGTGCGCTGCTGCGCACCGATCTCGGATTCACGGAGAGCGGCGTGCTCACGGCGCGGGTGTCGCTCCCCGAGGCGACGTACAAGGAGGCGTCGCGCCGGCAGGCGTTCTACGACGCACTGCTGGAGCGCGTCGCGGCGCTGCCCGGCGTGCGGTCGGTCGGCTCGGGGCAGGGGATCCCGTTCAGCGGGTGGGACGTGCAGGCGGGCGTCACCGTCGAGGGGCGCGGGCCGGCGCGGCCGAACGAGGACGTCGACGCGCTGTATCAGTATGTGACGCCGGGCTTCCTCGACGCGATGGGCGTGCCGATCGTGCGCGGGCGCGGGCTGCGCGCGGCGGACCGCGACACGGCGGCGATGGTGGGCGTGGTGAACGAGCTGTTCGCGAAGACGTTCTTCCCCAACGTCGATCCGTTAGGCCGCCGCGTGCGCACCGGCCCGCAGGAGCCGTGGGTGACGATCGTCGGCGTGGCGCGCGACTACCGGCACTTCCGGCTGCCGAGGCCCGCCGGTCCGGCACTCTATCTCCCGTACGCGACCTACCCGATGAACACGCAGACGCTCGTCGTGCGCACGTCGCTCGCCGATCCGCTGGCGCTCGCGCCGGCGGTGCGCGCGGCGGTGCGCGCGCTCGACCCGACGGTCCCGGTGTACCGGGTGCAGTCGATGGAGGAGCAGGTGGCGCGCTCGGTGTGGCGGCAGCGGCTGCAGGGGCAGGTGCTCGCCGTGTTCGCGGCGCTCGCGCTGCTGCTCGCGGTGGTCGGGATGTACGGCGTGATCTCGTACGCGGTGGCGCAGCGCACGCGCGAGCTGGGGGTGCGGCTCGCGTTAGGCGCGTCGCGCGCGCAGGTCCTCGGTCTCGTGCTGCGGCAGGGGACGCGGCTGGCGCTCGTCGGCGTGGCGATCGGCCTCGGCGCGGCGTTCCTGCTGTCGCGCGTCGTGGCGAGCCTGCTCTACGAGGTGACGGCGCGCGACCCGCTGACGTTCGGCCTCGTGCCGCTGCTGCTCGCCGCGGCCGCGGTGCTCGCCTCGCTCGCGCCGGCGCGGCGCGCGACGCGGGTGGATCCGCTCATCGCCATGCGGGCGGACTGAAAGGGCAGGAGGGCAAGAGGGCAAGAGGGCAGGAGAGCTTCGGACTCTCCTGCCCTCCCGCCCTCCTGCCCTCCTGCCCTCGACGTTAGAAGAGCTGTGCCCAACTCCGCTCGCGGACCGGCCGCAGCACGGCCGAGCCGCGCAGCGCGCTTTCGACCGCGCACTTCGAGTACTGGACGAACTGGTTGCCGGTGAAGTTGCTGCCGCCGGTCGACAGGTTGATGTTGCGCGCGAGAATGGCGCCGGTGATGGTGGCCGTACCGGTGCCCTTGTTGACGTCGTCGCGCACGATGATCAGCCCCGAGAAGTCGAACGTGCCGTCGATCTCGAGACTGCCGTTGACGAGTAGGATCCCCTGCCCACGGCCGTTGCCATTGAGCGTCAGGTTCCCGTTGACGTAGATGATCGGGAAGCGCTCGTAGCAGCTCGGTGCCAGGTCGTTCGCCGAGCGGAACGGCTCGCCCCAGTTGTACGGCGTGTCGACGCAGGTGCCCGACGAGTCGACCGGCCCGATGTTCTGGTTGTAGACGCCGGACGGCAGCTTGATCGACGCGTTGTTCGTGAGCGTGATCCACGACTCGGTGCCGAAGCGCACGTAGCTGTTCGAGTCGGCGGCCAACGCGTCGCGCTGGACGGCGGGGCTCGACGTGATGTTGTTCGGTCCCGCGATGACCTTCGCGCCGGGCGGCACGTCGACGGCGGGGAGCCCGGG carries:
- a CDS encoding pilus assembly PilX N-terminal domain-containing protein; the encoded protein is MTNSRRSTRRAPRALPNGVRRGAALVVTLVCLVALGLVAAGGFAASQQSYRGGRNALVEQRAFGVAEYGLNLRMAKWDPALNVPPVAGGFPIGAVNDSMVAVFNGDTARVRVTRLDNMLYWIESIGRASIPNPNLQATRDVSAFVRLAYPTIQPRGAVMADGDVQVNGSGTINGNDVLPYAGTANQWDSTKCSTMRGPGLPAVDVPPGAKVIAGPNNITSSPAVQRDALAADSNSYVRFGTESWITLTNNASIKLPSGVYNQNIGPVDSSGTCVDTPYNWGEPFRSANDLAPSCYERFPIIYVNGNLTLNGNGRGQGILLVNGSLEIDGTFDFSGLIIVRDDVNKGTGTATITGAILARNINLSTGGSNFTGNQFVQYSKCAVESALRGSAVLRPVRERSWAQLF
- a CDS encoding ABC transporter permease, with protein sequence MRRLLFRRADLRREVDDELAFHLEMRVRDHEAEGLATPAARAAAEREFGDVRAIRAACLTIDERRRRRARRSEYMSDLWQDLRLAARALRASPVFALTAAACVALGVGVTTTIFSMVNAVILRPLPYRDADRLVAVYAQNVQRGYHGTNISYPDYLSWRDDSRSLQSLGIWTWTSHALSGPGGDAERVEGAAVAANLFPLLGVAPQLGRGFLPEEEQAGRSRVVLLSDGLWRRRYDGDRSIVGKSITVDAQPYTVVGVMPPGFAFPDRGTMWVPFVQEGWMQGRGNRGIAGAIGRLKPGVSLEQARADLATVSARLEHEYRDDNTGWAAELTPLREDLVGELRKPVLVFLGAAAGVLLIACANVANLTLARGAARQRELAVRAAIGAGRGRLARQILTECVVVAALGGAVGAVLSVAGVALLARATPDGVPFYVQFSVDRVVLAFAVLLSLATGLAFGLGPAVRTSRVSLSEPLREGTRATGDSAARGRARGALVVTEVALSLVLMIGAGLLVRSYRALLRTDLGFTESGVLTARVSLPEATYKEASRRQAFYDALLERVAALPGVRSVGSGQGIPFSGWDVQAGVTVEGRGPARPNEDVDALYQYVTPGFLDAMGVPIVRGRGLRAADRDTAAMVGVVNELFAKTFFPNVDPLGRRVRTGPQEPWVTIVGVARDYRHFRLPRPAGPALYLPYATYPMNTQTLVVRTSLADPLALAPAVRAAVRALDPTVPVYRVQSMEEQVARSVWRQRLQGQVLAVFAALALLLAVVGMYGVISYAVAQRTRELGVRLALGASRAQVLGLVLRQGTRLALVGVAIGLGAAFLLSRVVASLLYEVTARDPLTFGLVPLLLAAAAVLASLAPARRATRVDPLIAMRAD